In Candidatus Neomarinimicrobiota bacterium, the sequence GAGGAATCGGGAATCGATCAGGAAGAGATCGGTTGCATCATCAATACCTCTGTGAGTAAAGACTATATCGAGCCTTCTGTGGCATGTCTCGTCCATGGCAACCTGGAGCTCTCTCCCTTTTGCAGAAATTATGATATTGGCAATGCCTGTCTTGGTTTTGTGGACGGCATCAACGACATCATGATGATGCTTGAAGCAGGGAAGATCAAATATGGGCTGGTTGTAAATGGTGAGAGTTCTCGTGAACCCATCGAAGCTACCATCAAAAAATTGCAGGATCCTGAGTTGAGTATGACCACATTTCGTGAAAACTTTGCTACACTGACCCTTGGATCAGGGGCTGTGGCCATGATTCTGACTCACAAGGACAATTCAAAAGCGGGTCATCTCATCAATGGCTCAGTGAGTATGGCTGCTACGGCTTTCAACCGTCTGTGCGTGGGTCAAAGGGATGGGGGAATCTCACAACCCCATGAATTGCTGGTTGCCGGCGTAGGCCTGGCCATCGAAGCCTGGGAACTTTGCAAGGAGCAACTCGACAATTGGAGTGACGAGACCATTGACCTGTATGCCCCGCATCAGGTGAGTATTCCACATATGAACATGCTCAGCGAGGCACTGGAAATCACACTGGAGAAAGTTTTTCTCAATGTTCAAACCCTGGGGAATATTGGCCCGGCAGCATTACCTATTACGCTTAAAATGGCTGAAGAAGCCGGCCGATTGGTCAAGGGCAACCATGTCGCCCTTCTGGGAATTGGTAGTGGTTTGAATTGCACGGGTATGAGTGTGACCTGGTGACCTTATTCAGGTCTCATCTTTGCACATATAAGCTCTACCTTGATTAACGGTTTCCACCAGGGGGATTCAATTTGAAGAAATTTCTGCTAATCAGTTTCATAATAATAAGCGCTTTGTTTGCTGACAATCCCCCCAAACATGAATTTCGAGCAGCCTGGGTTGCCACGGCCTATGCCCTGGATTTCCCTCGATCAAATTGGTCCACCTCGGCCATGCTGACAGAAATTAGCGATGCCTTGGATGCCTTACAGGAGGCTGAGTTCAATGCAGTCATCTTCCAGGTAAGACCGGGTTGTGATGCCTTCTATAATTCTGCCTATGAACCCTGGTCCCACCACCTCACTGGAACATCTGGTGCAGCGCCCTCTCCCTATTTTGATCCCCTGCAAACCTGGATCGATGAAGCCCATGAGCGAAACATGGAACTCCACGCCTGGTTTAATCCTTACCGGGTGAGTACCTCAAGTGATCTAAATTCATTGCACAGCTCACATGTTTATCATCAACATCCCGAATGGTTGCTCTCAGTGGGAGCCATGGCTGGAATCGAACAGGAAGACCCCTTCTCTGATCCCATGAGTGATTCGCGTGATCTCAGAGAATCCATCATCCTGGATCCAGGCAAGGCTGTTGTTCGTGAATATGTTATAAACGTTTTTATGGATGTGGTCAATAATTATGATGTGGATGGTGTTCACATGGATGACTATTTCTACCCCTATGGCGGCATGAGCGGCGAAGACTCTCCAACCTTTTCTGCAGAACCCCGGGGCTTTACAGATATTTCGGATTGGCGCAGAGACAATGTCAATCTATTGGTGGCAGGTATCTATGATAGTATTCAAGTTGTAAAACCCTGGGTCAAATCAGGCGTTTCCCCTTTTGGAATCTGGAAAAACGGAGTTCCACCCGGAATAGTGGGGACCAGTTCCTACTATGAATTGTATTGCGATCCTGTGGCCTGGTTGGAAGCTGGGACCGTGGACTATATCACCCCACAACTCTATTGGGAACACGGGGGTGGTCAGGATTATGGCATTTTAATGCCCTGGTGGGCTCAAACCATTTCAAGCAACAACAGGCATTTGTATGTGGGTCACGCCCCTTATCGCTTGACAGACTGGCATAACTGGCCTGCCATTGAACTACCTCGACAGATCCGGCTTAACCGTGCCACTGAGGGGAGTCAGGGGAGTGTCTATTTCCGGCTTAGGAATGGTGTGATAAATAATCCCAAGGGTTTTCTGGATTCTCTGAGGAATGATTTGTATCGTTACCCCGCCATTGCTCCCACCATGTCATGGAAGGATGATATTCTACCCAATCCGCCCATAAATGTGAGTTTTGGAGTTAATGACCAATCCAACCAACTTACCTGGTCCTTGCCACAAGCAGCTGAAGACGGGGATTTACCTCGTAGAATGGTCATATACCGCAGTGAAACCTATCCAGTTGACGCATTGGACCCATCCAATATTTATGCAATTATCTCAGGTGATAGCACTTACTATGAGTGTGAGGTCGGAGGAGATGACTTTTATGCCATATCGGCTTTGGATCGACTGCACAATGAGAGTACGATTATCCAAATTGAACCAAGCAGTATTGATTTTTCCAATACACCAGATAGCCCCTCTCTGTTCTTAAATTACCCCAATCCTTTCAATCCCTCAACCACCATTCGCTATGACCTCATGGAAAATTCAGAGGTGAGTATCTCAATTTTTGATATGAGCGGTAGATCTGTTAGGGATTTTAATCCATCTCATGCCAGATCAGGAGAGATTACCTGGGATGGGGTCAATGACGCAGGGCAGTCTGTCAGTGCAGGAATATACTTGTGTCGCCTTCAGACCAGGGGTATTCAGTCCAGTATCAAACTGGTCCTTCTCAAGTAGAGCTTATTCGGCCCAAGACACTATCCATCACCCAATTTGTACGGGCTGCAGTCACACCGGTACTGGGGCATTTCCCAACACCGCGCAATTCATCTACCATAAGTTGAACCAGAGGTTGTTGAATATGTAAGGGGTTTGGGATCTCAAAATGCTCCTCGCCACTCTCCCGGCGGACAGTGATATCTGCCTCTGCAAAATGGGTATATTCTACTTCACCAAGCGTACCAATGATTTTTGTTTTATCTACATCCTTATCAAAATTAAAATTCCAGATACCAGACCCTTTGATACCGCTTTCAAACTGGAATTCAGCTTCAACCAAATCCTCAGCTTCATAATGTTTCCCGGTATTTTCAATAATTCCAGATGCTTCTCTGATATTTCCCAATAAAAATTGCAGGAGATCAAAGATATGCGACCCCAAATCACAGAAATAGCCACATCCTGCAACTTCAGGCTTTATCCGCCAGTTTGATCCACCTGAAATATCGACCGCTTTGGCAGGTTGAAGCAACTGAACCTGAACCTCTTTTATGGCTCCCAATTGTCCAGAATCTATAATCTCTTTAACTTTCAGAAAACGAGGGAGAGCTCGCCGATAGTAAGCCACAAAGAGGGGCACTTCATGTTTCTGGCATATGGTTATCATCTCCTGACATTGAGCAAAACTATTGGCCATGGGTTTCTCAACATAAACTGGCTTCCCTGCCTGGGCAGCCATGCAGGTATATTCCAGATGGGTGTCTGGCGGGGTGGCGATATAGATGGCATTAATATGGGGATCATTCACCAGTTTATCAGCATCATCAAACCATTTCTGAACCCCATGACGTCTGGCAAAATCTTCAGCCAATGGTCCATCTCTGCGCATGACCCCAATTAATTCTGAATGGGCAACATTTTGGAGGGCCGGACCACTCTTGACTTCCATGACATTACCACAACCAATGCTGCCCCAACGGATATCCTGCATGTGTACCCCCTTCTGTTTACCTGAGTACATTTCTGTATATAAATATGTGCAGCCAACGTATCTTATGCAGT encodes:
- a CDS encoding family 10 glycosylhydrolase, producing the protein MKKFLLISFIIISALFADNPPKHEFRAAWVATAYALDFPRSNWSTSAMLTEISDALDALQEAEFNAVIFQVRPGCDAFYNSAYEPWSHHLTGTSGAAPSPYFDPLQTWIDEAHERNMELHAWFNPYRVSTSSDLNSLHSSHVYHQHPEWLLSVGAMAGIEQEDPFSDPMSDSRDLRESIILDPGKAVVREYVINVFMDVVNNYDVDGVHMDDYFYPYGGMSGEDSPTFSAEPRGFTDISDWRRDNVNLLVAGIYDSIQVVKPWVKSGVSPFGIWKNGVPPGIVGTSSYYELYCDPVAWLEAGTVDYITPQLYWEHGGGQDYGILMPWWAQTISSNNRHLYVGHAPYRLTDWHNWPAIELPRQIRLNRATEGSQGSVYFRLRNGVINNPKGFLDSLRNDLYRYPAIAPTMSWKDDILPNPPINVSFGVNDQSNQLTWSLPQAAEDGDLPRRMVIYRSETYPVDALDPSNIYAIISGDSTYYECEVGGDDFYAISALDRLHNESTIIQIEPSSIDFSNTPDSPSLFLNYPNPFNPSTTIRYDLMENSEVSISIFDMSGRSVRDFNPSHARSGEITWDGVNDAGQSVSAGIYLCRLQTRGIQSSIKLVLLK
- a CDS encoding Gfo/Idh/MocA family oxidoreductase; its protein translation is MQDIRWGSIGCGNVMEVKSGPALQNVAHSELIGVMRRDGPLAEDFARRHGVQKWFDDADKLVNDPHINAIYIATPPDTHLEYTCMAAQAGKPVYVEKPMANSFAQCQEMITICQKHEVPLFVAYYRRALPRFLKVKEIIDSGQLGAIKEVQVQLLQPAKAVDISGGSNWRIKPEVAGCGYFCDLGSHIFDLLQFLLGNIREASGIIENTGKHYEAEDLVEAEFQFESGIKGSGIWNFNFDKDVDKTKIIGTLGEVEYTHFAEADITVRRESGEEHFEIPNPLHIQQPLVQLMVDELRGVGKCPSTGVTAARTNWVMDSVLGRISST
- a CDS encoding 3-oxoacyl-ACP synthase III produces the protein MPSNIVIEAIAYELPPHIITSLSIEEQISANLEKFGIPLGNLERLTGITERRYWDPGTAPSEVATIAARKVIEESGIDQEEIGCIINTSVSKDYIEPSVACLVHGNLELSPFCRNYDIGNACLGFVDGINDIMMMLEAGKIKYGLVVNGESSREPIEATIKKLQDPELSMTTFRENFATLTLGSGAVAMILTHKDNSKAGHLINGSVSMAATAFNRLCVGQRDGGISQPHELLVAGVGLAIEAWELCKEQLDNWSDETIDLYAPHQVSIPHMNMLSEALEITLEKVFLNVQTLGNIGPAALPITLKMAEEAGRLVKGNHVALLGIGSGLNCTGMSVTW